Proteins co-encoded in one Pseudorhizobium banfieldiae genomic window:
- a CDS encoding glutathione S-transferase family protein has protein sequence MYTLFYSPNACSLASHIALAESGLPYEVRRVNFAENEQRSPEYLKHNPNGRVPALVTEKGTLIESPAILAFIAQSAPDAKLAPLDDPFEFAQMQGFNSFIASSLHVAYAHNKRGYRWADGQEALDAMKRKVAPNMRMYFGMVENDFLTGPWVLGEAYSVADPYLFTMADWLEGLGIGREEFPKVADHYRRMMERPAVQKALSIERPA, from the coding sequence ATGTACACGCTGTTCTACTCGCCCAATGCCTGCTCGCTCGCCAGCCACATCGCGCTGGCGGAGTCCGGCCTTCCCTACGAGGTGCGTCGAGTGAATTTCGCCGAGAACGAGCAGCGTTCGCCGGAATACCTGAAGCATAATCCGAACGGCCGCGTGCCGGCGCTGGTAACGGAGAAAGGCACGCTGATCGAAAGTCCGGCGATCCTCGCCTTCATCGCCCAGTCGGCACCTGACGCAAAGCTCGCGCCGCTCGACGATCCCTTCGAATTCGCCCAGATGCAGGGCTTCAACAGTTTCATCGCCTCATCGCTGCACGTGGCCTATGCCCATAACAAGCGCGGCTATCGCTGGGCGGATGGGCAGGAGGCGCTCGATGCCATGAAGCGGAAGGTCGCGCCGAACATGCGCATGTACTTCGGCATGGTTGAAAACGACTTCCTGACAGGCCCCTGGGTTTTGGGCGAGGCCTATTCGGTCGCCGACCCTTACCTCTTCACCATGGCCGACTGGCTCGAAGGCCTCGGAATCGGGAGGGAAGAGTTTCCCAAGGTTGCCGACCACTATCGCCGAATGATGGAGCGCCCCGCCGTCCAGAAGGCGCTTTCCATCGAGCGCCCGGCCTGA
- a CDS encoding LysR substrate-binding domain-containing protein, with product MKNLNMLHLNGLRAVEAVARLGSLQAAAEEMGVTIGAVSQQVIKAEAQLGRSVFLRQPKGMVPFDAARPMLARLTEGFHALSQGVALARPADDNLLTVSVAPVFAARFLVHRLDSFSRLHPLIRLRIEATTALADLDGGDVDLAIRVGRGVWPGVDAELLMEQRVFPVCAPALAADLRAPADVLRLPAIIDGPSAFSWDVWLQQAGLAGRRMTTRHVFNDASLCLDATMAGQGVMLAWQTLASFALEQGRLVKPFALEAATGMGHYLVTRASVRQPAKVRAFADWLRAEMQALDREVVTPAPAVASPTSL from the coding sequence ATGAAGAACCTGAACATGCTGCATCTGAACGGCCTGAGGGCCGTTGAGGCCGTCGCCCGTCTCGGATCGCTGCAGGCGGCTGCTGAGGAGATGGGCGTCACCATCGGTGCAGTCAGCCAGCAGGTCATCAAGGCAGAAGCGCAATTGGGACGTTCGGTGTTCCTGCGTCAGCCGAAGGGCATGGTTCCGTTCGATGCCGCACGGCCGATGCTCGCCCGGCTGACGGAAGGGTTTCACGCACTTTCTCAGGGCGTGGCACTCGCGCGGCCGGCTGACGACAATCTTCTGACGGTGTCCGTTGCACCGGTCTTCGCGGCGCGCTTCCTCGTCCACCGGCTGGACAGCTTCTCCCGCTTGCACCCGTTGATACGCCTGCGCATCGAGGCGACGACGGCGCTTGCCGATCTGGACGGCGGAGATGTCGACCTCGCCATCCGGGTCGGGCGTGGCGTATGGCCGGGCGTCGATGCTGAACTGCTGATGGAGCAGCGGGTTTTCCCCGTCTGCGCGCCGGCCCTGGCCGCAGACCTGAGGGCGCCGGCCGACGTTCTCCGGCTCCCGGCGATCATCGATGGCCCCTCGGCCTTTTCCTGGGACGTCTGGCTGCAGCAGGCGGGTCTCGCAGGCCGCAGGATGACGACGCGGCACGTCTTCAACGACGCCTCGCTCTGCCTCGACGCGACCATGGCGGGGCAGGGGGTAATGCTCGCCTGGCAGACGCTGGCAAGCTTTGCCCTTGAGCAGGGGCGTCTGGTGAAGCCGTTTGCCCTGGAGGCAGCGACAGGCATGGGCCACTACCTCGTGACCCGTGCAAGTGTCCGTCAGCCCGCGAAGGTGCGTGCCTTTGCCGACTGGCTGCGGGCAGAGATGCAGGCGCTCGACCGGGAGGTCGTCACGCCGGCTCCTGCAGTCGCTTCTCCCACATCGCTTTGA
- a CDS encoding glutathione S-transferase family protein, whose amino-acid sequence MLTIYGVYRSRATRPLWLIEELGLAFRHVPVIQAYRLADASAAGAPMNTRSPEFLAINPMGSIPSMDDDGFVLHESLAITLYLAKKHGGALGPKDLQEDARMVQWALFGATSIEEDALDIQMAIGKGAMETEEGRAKIAASAAMLERPFDVLEAHLKASPFMVGGRFTAADILVAEVVRYAQGHAPLFEARPALKGWLETCQARPAFKAMWEKRLQEPA is encoded by the coding sequence ATGCTGACGATCTACGGAGTCTATCGCTCCCGTGCCACCCGGCCGCTCTGGCTCATCGAGGAACTTGGTCTTGCCTTCCGGCACGTGCCGGTGATCCAGGCCTATCGGCTGGCCGATGCTTCCGCGGCCGGGGCACCGATGAACACCCGCTCCCCCGAGTTCCTGGCCATCAACCCGATGGGTTCGATCCCGTCGATGGACGATGACGGCTTCGTGCTGCACGAATCACTCGCAATCACGCTCTACCTTGCGAAGAAGCATGGCGGCGCGCTCGGACCGAAGGACCTGCAGGAGGATGCCCGAATGGTGCAATGGGCGCTGTTCGGCGCCACCAGCATCGAGGAGGACGCGCTCGACATCCAGATGGCCATCGGCAAGGGCGCGATGGAGACCGAGGAAGGCCGCGCGAAGATCGCCGCCTCCGCCGCCATGCTCGAACGCCCCTTCGACGTCTTGGAGGCTCATCTCAAGGCCAGCCCCTTCATGGTCGGCGGGCGCTTCACCGCCGCCGACATCCTCGTGGCGGAGGTCGTGCGCTACGCGCAGGGCCATGCACCCCTGTTCGAGGCGCGGCCAGCACTGAAGGGCTGGCTCGAAACCTGCCAGGCGAGGCCCGCCTTCAAAGCGATGTGGGAGAAGCGACTGCAGGAGCCGGCGTGA